In Spiroplasma litorale, a single genomic region encodes these proteins:
- the oppF gene encoding oligopeptide ABC transporter ATP-binding protein OppF: MSNLKRNNAFLKIRDISIVFRNKGKKLKAVNETTIDIQKGEIFGLVGESGSGKTTIARSIVGVQKLNDGAIYMNDVIIAGRSASLHKLNSSITLKLKDFENKVYSVTKYLKYLLLDLKKTYENNKNLSEISKKEFIKKINFEKIVFIDEMYKFSLKIINEIVKNQERIVRFVKNIHVQIPKIPLELEESILHKQNQVIDLIESIKIKVEDIYKTTNSFIDKTKDKENVNYNFLDLMSNLFKNIDYVITNNKELIKTINSAKVIQYETTLLTAPVRIKDKKLPSYYKKVYVSRKDFIEECHSQLNKIKNSNVDNKEIEIINTFIRDFWSESNINYSVCKKIINYYKSNKLNYELLDKLILKLKNTDYENKIKELVASRKKMSDKEIASLDEEINYIIKIIKRDVVKDDELLDKYFSWKNISINMSDDEIKNLKQFIEFLELPSIDKLVKKSYVFKTTSKKIQRENRRNIQMIFQDPGSSLNDRMAVEEIVGEGLINFKELYKSDEVKQEYLNYYNQNNNVKINDYKKVKYKDIKKYLILKSIKSVGLLPEHLSRYPHEFSGGQRQRIGIARSLILKPKIIVADEPISALDVSIRAQVLNLFKKFQKEQEITFIFVAHDLSVVRFITDRIAVIYHGQIVELAEADELFKNPIHPYTKSLLSAIPQPEPSLAKNKKSFIYDPSKEHFDYIFDLPQFKEVEKNHYAYLNEREFNNYKNIKKNNER; encoded by the coding sequence ATGTCAAATTTAAAAAGAAACAATGCATTTTTAAAAATTAGAGATATTAGTATTGTTTTTAGAAACAAAGGAAAAAAATTAAAAGCAGTTAATGAAACAACAATAGATATTCAAAAAGGCGAAATCTTTGGTTTGGTTGGTGAATCTGGAAGTGGTAAAACAACTATTGCTAGATCAATTGTAGGTGTACAAAAATTAAATGACGGTGCAATTTATATGAACGACGTAATTATTGCTGGTAGATCTGCAAGCCTTCATAAATTAAACTCTTCTATAACTTTAAAATTAAAGGATTTTGAAAATAAAGTTTATTCAGTAACAAAATATTTAAAGTATTTATTGTTAGACTTAAAAAAAACATATGAAAATAATAAAAATTTATCTGAAATATCAAAAAAAGAATTTATAAAAAAAATAAACTTTGAAAAAATAGTTTTTATAGATGAGATGTATAAATTTAGTTTAAAAATTATAAATGAAATAGTAAAAAATCAAGAAAGGATAGTTAGGTTTGTAAAAAATATACATGTGCAAATTCCTAAAATCCCTTTAGAACTTGAAGAATCAATTTTACATAAACAAAATCAAGTAATTGATTTAATCGAAAGTATAAAAATAAAAGTTGAAGATATTTATAAAACAACTAATTCATTTATAGACAAAACAAAAGATAAAGAAAATGTAAATTATAATTTTCTAGATTTAATGAGTAACCTTTTTAAGAATATTGATTATGTTATTACAAATAATAAGGAGCTTATAAAAACAATAAATAGTGCAAAAGTTATCCAATATGAAACTACTTTGTTAACAGCTCCTGTAAGAATTAAAGATAAAAAGTTACCAAGTTATTATAAAAAGGTTTATGTATCTAGAAAAGATTTTATTGAGGAGTGTCACTCCCAGTTAAATAAAATTAAAAATTCAAATGTTGACAATAAAGAAATAGAAATAATTAATACTTTTATTAGGGACTTTTGATCTGAATCAAATATAAACTATTCAGTATGTAAAAAAATTATAAATTACTACAAATCAAATAAATTAAATTATGAGTTGTTAGATAAATTGATTTTGAAATTAAAAAATACAGATTATGAAAATAAAATAAAGGAGTTGGTTGCAAGTAGAAAAAAAATGAGTGATAAAGAAATAGCTTCATTAGATGAAGAAATTAATTATATTATTAAAATTATAAAAAGAGATGTTGTTAAAGATGATGAATTATTAGATAAATATTTTTCATGAAAAAATATTAGCATAAATATGTCTGATGATGAAATAAAAAATCTTAAACAATTTATTGAATTTTTAGAATTACCTTCGATAGATAAGTTAGTAAAAAAATCTTATGTATTCAAAACAACAAGTAAAAAAATTCAAAGAGAAAATAGAAGAAATATTCAAATGATATTTCAAGACCCAGGTTCTTCATTAAATGATAGAATGGCTGTTGAAGAAATTGTTGGTGAAGGGTTAATAAACTTTAAGGAATTATACAAGTCTGATGAAGTTAAACAAGAATATTTAAATTATTATAATCAAAACAATAATGTAAAAATAAATGATTATAAGAAGGTTAAATATAAAGATATTAAAAAATATCTAATATTAAAATCAATTAAATCAGTTGGATTACTGCCAGAGCATTTATCAAGGTATCCTCATGAATTTTCAGGAGGACAAAGACAAAGGATTGGTATAGCTAGGTCTCTTATTCTTAAACCAAAAATAATTGTCGCAGATGAGCCAATCTCTGCGTTGGATGTATCGATAAGAGCTCAAGTATTAAACTTATTTAAAAAATTTCAAAAAGAACAAGAGATTACATTCATATTTGTAGCTCATGATTTAAGTGTTGTCAGATTTATAACTGACAGGATCGCAGTTATATATCATGGTCAAATAGTTGAACTTGCTGAAGCGGATGAATTGTTTAAAAATCCAATTCATCCATATACAAAATCATTATTATCAGCAATTCCTCAACCAGAGCCATCACTTGCTAAAAATAAAAAAAGTTTTATTTATGATCCAAGCAAAGAGCATTTTGATTATATATTCGACTTACCTCAATTTAAAGAAGTTGAGAAAAATCATTATGCTTATTTAAATGAGAGAGAATTTAATAACTATAAAAATATTAAAAAAAATAATGAAAGGTAA
- a CDS encoding ABC transporter substrate-binding protein: MKKLMLSLMSLSVLSAPVSAIVSCGNKVQDPEKTLITTFSANPNNWVTAQSMRAWDFEFLANTNANPLSTDQYGREYGDLFEPVDYKKDNKVGTESNSSKTWVYKLRSNATWSDYKGNKVSDITVNDFLNTAKYVLNPSNNAEVYPLWAEFIKGAAEIYNLANKPSANFDEIFESNKSKLGLKVNESTREVTFELEKSAPYFETLLTYSVFSPIHSQVLVDSTINKDYRKGYYSGAFVPSEYVQDSKMVLDKNQNYHFADKTNLDRVRYLFNKGPASTSRELYKAGTINSFTLNANDASGWSQYVGEEVSAPKKTPGMVKYTDSPNTVSSMALYFNYLNSEYLSGSADDKARTLNSSRLLQYSKTREFIASALDRTKFVTYYSKPYDKGHENISSQLRNTYVPGEGFVSDETGKSYQDIFANSYNKILSPESSVKGSDLADGVDFLRNRVYGEQVVNDKNQLKVARQKKAQELKSEVIDKDEVLKKASGKIKLIALQNPVLSNTSGKYLHDMYTEFNEIPDNPIEIVEKTPTTDTEYNQLKSNGKMDLEFSGWSPDYADPMTYLGTIKLGGDLDLYIGLSRLFNFQTYEDIKGDGDAKKAYESLKSKNKEEFEKIVVEDETGVSDLFVDRFNFTKNLEDYDKNNVDTSKSSVRYSKLSELEVETLYKDTFMLPVYRSAPAMTFSISPSTPFRLSRTGYGTSQYKLFNYNFDKTKLSYEEIEKLREEYLAKKEEVSKDKTKYQDPDIWS, translated from the coding sequence ATGAAAAAATTAATGTTATCACTAATGTCGCTATCAGTATTATCAGCGCCAGTTAGTGCTATAGTTTCTTGTGGTAATAAAGTACAAGATCCAGAAAAAACTTTAATAACAACTTTTTCAGCAAACCCAAATAACTGAGTTACTGCTCAAAGTATGAGGGCATGAGATTTTGAGTTTTTAGCAAATACAAATGCTAACCCATTATCAACTGACCAATATGGAAGAGAATATGGTGACTTATTTGAACCAGTTGATTATAAAAAAGATAATAAAGTAGGAACAGAGTCAAACTCATCTAAGACATGGGTTTATAAACTTAGAAGTAATGCAACTTGAAGTGATTATAAAGGAAATAAAGTCTCAGATATAACAGTTAATGACTTTTTAAACACAGCTAAATATGTTTTAAACCCTAGCAATAATGCTGAGGTTTATCCATTGTGAGCAGAATTTATAAAAGGCGCTGCTGAGATATATAACCTAGCGAATAAACCATCTGCAAATTTTGATGAAATATTTGAAAGTAATAAAAGTAAATTAGGTTTAAAAGTAAATGAATCAACTAGAGAAGTTACATTTGAACTTGAAAAATCAGCGCCATATTTTGAAACACTACTTACTTATTCAGTGTTTTCACCAATACATAGTCAAGTATTAGTTGACTCAACAATAAATAAAGACTATAGAAAAGGATACTATTCAGGTGCATTTGTTCCATCTGAATATGTTCAAGATAGTAAAATGGTATTAGATAAAAACCAAAATTATCATTTTGCCGATAAAACTAATTTAGACAGAGTTAGATATTTATTTAACAAAGGACCTGCTTCTACTTCTAGAGAATTGTATAAAGCTGGAACAATAAACAGTTTTACACTAAATGCAAACGATGCAAGTGGTTGATCACAATATGTTGGAGAAGAAGTAAGTGCTCCTAAAAAAACACCAGGTATGGTTAAATATACTGATTCTCCAAATACAGTATCTTCAATGGCATTGTACTTTAACTACTTAAATAGTGAATATTTAAGTGGATCTGCTGATGATAAAGCTAGAACTTTAAATTCATCAAGATTATTACAATACTCAAAAACTAGAGAGTTTATAGCATCTGCATTAGATAGAACAAAATTTGTTACTTATTATTCAAAACCATATGATAAAGGACATGAAAATATATCATCACAATTAAGAAATACATATGTTCCTGGCGAAGGATTTGTAAGTGATGAAACAGGTAAAAGTTATCAAGATATATTTGCAAACTCTTATAACAAAATATTATCACCAGAAAGTTCTGTAAAAGGTTCTGACTTGGCTGATGGTGTTGACTTTTTAAGAAATAGAGTATATGGGGAACAAGTAGTAAATGATAAAAACCAATTAAAAGTAGCTCGTCAAAAAAAAGCCCAAGAATTAAAAAGTGAAGTTATAGACAAAGACGAAGTACTTAAAAAAGCTTCAGGAAAAATAAAATTAATCGCTTTACAAAACCCAGTCTTATCAAACACAAGTGGTAAATACTTACACGATATGTATACTGAATTTAATGAAATACCTGATAACCCAATAGAAATAGTTGAAAAAACACCAACTACAGATACTGAGTATAACCAATTAAAATCTAATGGTAAAATGGACCTTGAATTTAGTGGTTGAAGCCCTGATTATGCTGATCCAATGACATATCTAGGAACAATAAAATTGGGTGGTGACCTTGATTTATATATAGGTCTTTCAAGATTGTTTAATTTCCAAACATATGAAGATATAAAAGGGGATGGAGATGCTAAAAAAGCATATGAATCTCTAAAAAGTAAAAATAAAGAAGAGTTTGAAAAAATTGTTGTAGAAGATGAAACAGGAGTATCAGATCTATTTGTTGATAGATTTAATTTCACTAAAAACTTAGAAGATTATGATAAAAATAATGTTGATACATCAAAAAGTTCAGTAAGATATTCTAAACTTTCAGAACTAGAAGTTGAAACACTTTATAAAGATACATTTATGTTACCAGTCTATAGAAGTGCACCTGCGATGACATTTTCAATATCTCCTTCTACACCATTTAGATTGTCAAGAACTGGTTATGGTACAAGTCAATATAAATTATTTAACTATAACTTTGACAAAACAAAACTTTCTTATGAAGAAATAGAAAAATTAAGAGAAGAATATCTAGCTAAAAAAGAAGAAGTTTCAAAAGATAAAACTAAATATCAAGACCCAGATATATGATCTTAA
- a CDS encoding GntR family transcriptional regulator has product MDKKWEIVFDYLMYLIRENKVHPGEVLPSQNMLKTKFKYSEQPIRIAFNKLIELKIVKPVNGKGFVVQDKITNNLLFSFRELFPDSINKYIYFSEVICDKNLSLESGYLENSILYKIKCIRWSNSNKIILFQISYVLKDKYLGLTLKLLNEKGLMNFIENKTNSIVSHATKKILYTKHLQEVISEFEEMDSDLEGLILDQGRVYDIFGEILEFRKSYYKAEQFEWNFVEWRK; this is encoded by the coding sequence ATGGATAAAAAGTGAGAAATTGTATTTGATTATTTGATGTATTTAATTCGTGAAAATAAAGTGCATCCAGGTGAAGTTTTACCAAGTCAAAATATGTTAAAAACAAAGTTTAAATATTCTGAACAACCAATAAGAATTGCATTCAATAAATTAATTGAACTTAAAATTGTTAAACCTGTTAATGGTAAAGGGTTTGTTGTTCAAGACAAGATTACTAACAATTTGTTATTTAGTTTTAGGGAATTATTTCCAGATTCTATTAATAAATACATATATTTTAGTGAAGTAATTTGTGATAAAAATTTGTCGCTAGAAAGTGGTTATTTAGAAAATTCAATTCTATATAAAATTAAATGCATTAGATGATCAAATAGCAATAAAATAATACTATTTCAAATTAGTTATGTCCTTAAAGATAAATATTTAGGTTTAACCCTTAAACTTTTAAATGAAAAAGGTTTAATGAATTTTATAGAAAATAAAACAAATTCAATTGTTAGTCATGCAACTAAAAAAATATTATACACAAAACATTTACAAGAAGTAATATCTGAATTTGAAGAAATGGATAGTGATTTAGAAGGTTTAATACTTGATCAAGGAAGAGTTTATGATATTTTTGGAGAAATACTTGAATTCAGAAAAAGTTATTATAAAGCTGAACAATTTGAATGAAACTTTGTTGAGTGAAGAAAATAA
- a CDS encoding PTS transporter subunit EIIC, translated as MKKVNYAEEAKRFYEAVGGKENVSSYLHCVTRLRFNVIDKDKVDINKIKESPIAKGTNWTQNQLQIILGTGVVETVYGEVQKIYKKLENNDNLESTNKKESYEDFKLKAKANKEAIRNKGGKFAWIQLSMKALGDIFLPIIPAIVAAGLAMGVAATFQMIFKYNSSSLMGKIIEIITKTAFSSLSVLVCWSTVKKFGGSPVLGIIIGLMLISPLLPDKGAIATWNAQEEFRKSFEGDGWEKVWETTTGLSIIPETTPIKLGFIPITGYQGSVLPALIIGIGVAYLERWIKTWMPKSVNIIFTPFLTIVVSILVALIVLGPLLLQVEQGILIATTAILKLPFGIGTGIVAGILQAIVITGCHQILQGLEMQLVIQGNIPDATGHMTGSIFNAIWTASIISQGGAALAVALKSKSKQHRNLGISSVISTAFGITEPAIFGVNLPKIKPFIYALVGGFAGGLFAGIFSVTCKGMGVTVLPGLLLYTGNIKNLLLIIVVNLLSFGVAFALTFFFYWEAGKKVTQKNIDSFKIKFENFKNQLSTFKTQTSIANHELKIKKMETSLEKLKKKEEKLNNDKEKYDNYIKEVRELRAKEKAEAKKEKEDKLAHKKRISELKTDPLKWKEYKENLKKERKKNK; from the coding sequence ATGAAGAAAGTAAATTATGCTGAAGAAGCCAAAAGGTTTTATGAGGCAGTTGGCGGAAAAGAAAATGTTAGTTCATATTTACATTGTGTAACAAGATTAAGATTTAACGTAATTGATAAAGACAAAGTGGATATTAACAAAATTAAAGAATCACCAATTGCAAAAGGTACCAACTGAACACAAAATCAGTTACAAATAATTTTGGGTACAGGTGTTGTTGAAACTGTTTATGGTGAAGTACAGAAAATATATAAAAAACTTGAAAATAATGATAATTTAGAATCAACTAATAAAAAAGAAAGTTATGAAGACTTTAAATTAAAAGCAAAAGCAAACAAAGAAGCCATAAGAAATAAAGGCGGTAAGTTTGCTTGAATACAGTTAAGTATGAAAGCTCTAGGAGATATATTTTTACCAATTATTCCAGCAATTGTAGCTGCTGGATTAGCAATGGGTGTTGCGGCAACATTCCAAATGATTTTTAAATATAATTCAAGTTCCTTAATGGGAAAAATAATTGAAATTATCACAAAGACTGCATTTAGTTCTTTATCAGTTTTGGTTTGTTGATCAACTGTAAAAAAATTTGGTGGAAGTCCAGTGCTAGGTATAATAATTGGACTTATGCTTATAAGCCCACTATTACCTGATAAAGGTGCAATAGCAACGTGAAATGCACAAGAAGAATTTAGAAAATCATTTGAAGGTGATGGTTGAGAAAAAGTTTGAGAAACAACAACAGGATTATCAATTATACCAGAAACAACCCCAATAAAACTTGGGTTTATACCTATAACTGGATATCAAGGATCTGTTTTACCAGCATTGATTATAGGAATTGGTGTTGCATATCTTGAAAGATGAATTAAAACTTGAATGCCAAAATCAGTAAATATTATTTTTACACCATTTTTAACTATTGTAGTTTCTATATTAGTTGCGCTTATAGTTTTAGGGCCACTATTATTACAGGTTGAACAAGGAATATTAATTGCCACTACTGCTATTTTAAAATTACCATTTGGAATTGGAACGGGTATTGTAGCTGGTATTTTACAAGCTATAGTTATAACAGGTTGTCATCAAATCCTTCAAGGATTAGAAATGCAACTTGTTATTCAAGGTAATATTCCAGATGCTACTGGACATATGACTGGATCAATATTTAATGCCATCTGAACAGCATCAATAATTTCGCAAGGTGGAGCTGCATTAGCTGTTGCATTAAAATCAAAATCAAAACAACATAGAAATTTAGGAATATCTTCTGTAATATCGACTGCATTTGGTATAACAGAACCTGCAATTTTTGGGGTTAATTTACCTAAAATAAAACCATTTATATATGCATTGGTCGGTGGTTTTGCAGGTGGATTATTTGCAGGAATATTTAGTGTTACTTGTAAAGGTATGGGGGTAACTGTATTACCAGGTCTACTTTTATATACAGGTAATATTAAAAACTTACTTCTTATAATTGTTGTTAATTTATTATCATTCGGTGTAGCATTTGCATTAACATTTTTCTTTTATTGAGAAGCAGGGAAAAAAGTTACACAAAAAAACATTGATTCATTTAAAATAAAATTTGAAAACTTTAAAAATCAATTATCTACTTTTAAAACACAAACAAGTATTGCTAATCATGAGTTGAAAATTAAGAAAATGGAAACATCTTTAGAAAAATTGAAGAAAAAAGAAGAAAAACTAAATAATGATAAAGAAAAGTATGATAATTATATAAAAGAGGTTAGAGAGTTAAGAGCTAAAGAAAAAGCTGAAGCTAAAAAAGAAAAAGAAGATAAATTAGCTCATAAAAAAAGGATTAGCGAACTTAAGACTGACCCTTTAAAATGAAAAGAATATAAAGAAAATCTTAAAAAGGAAAGAAAAAAGAATAAATAA
- a CDS encoding glycoside hydrolase family 32 protein, with amino-acid sequence MNWEKHSIINESNLEYFQELHDKKEKDWYNNQFHLTGFCGSTNDPNGLAYFNGQYYIFMQNCPFSIYHYNKSWALYTTTDFINYTYEGITLTPSNKYDKDGVFSGSAYVNKNGDLGIYYTGNIKFNAVDRTSYTLKAFIDLKNKIVQKELLFECDLTKYTGHFRDPVVFEKNNKLFMINGAQTIEKQGILSLYEFKNNSWVYLKDVELDEGQSENSYMVECPNYFQIKDKEYVFACFEQDAPLVEGSHFVKYREVKIDEKGDFSFLSDLKKIDLGFDFYAPQVFANVKDRVIMLGWLGNSKSNPFPPELTTWSNNLTIPRQLTTKNNQLYQYPIKEIDNLRENEITSSNNVYKYDKGIVEIVSDNINNKDFSIYLKSENKELKISNYNKNFVIDRSNMDYNDIENLPPKIDFNNLEIESLRILVDRSCIEIFVNEGQQAISVKFFIKNHNIVDIENLKASVFQLKPYKYKWNNIIFENKLKEV; translated from the coding sequence ATGAATTGAGAAAAACATAGCATTATAAATGAATCAAATCTTGAGTATTTTCAAGAACTTCACGATAAAAAAGAAAAAGATTGATATAATAATCAATTTCATTTAACTGGTTTTTGTGGTTCAACAAATGATCCAAATGGTTTAGCATATTTTAATGGTCAATATTACATATTTATGCAAAATTGTCCATTTAGTATATATCATTATAATAAATCATGAGCTTTATACACAACTACAGATTTTATCAATTATACTTATGAAGGAATTACCTTAACTCCGTCTAATAAATATGATAAAGATGGTGTATTTTCAGGAAGTGCTTATGTAAACAAAAATGGTGATCTAGGAATTTATTACACTGGTAATATAAAATTCAATGCTGTTGATAGAACTAGCTATACTTTAAAAGCTTTTATAGATTTAAAAAATAAAATTGTACAAAAAGAATTATTGTTTGAATGTGACTTAACTAAATACACTGGGCATTTTAGAGATCCAGTTGTTTTTGAAAAAAATAATAAATTATTTATGATTAATGGAGCACAAACAATAGAAAAACAAGGAATTTTAAGTTTATATGAATTTAAAAACAACAGTTGAGTTTATTTAAAAGATGTAGAATTGGATGAAGGCCAAAGTGAAAACTCTTATATGGTTGAATGTCCAAATTATTTTCAAATAAAAGATAAAGAATATGTATTTGCGTGTTTTGAACAAGATGCTCCATTAGTTGAAGGAAGTCATTTTGTAAAATATAGAGAAGTAAAAATAGATGAAAAGGGCGATTTTAGTTTTCTTAGTGATCTAAAAAAAATTGATTTAGGTTTTGATTTTTATGCACCACAAGTTTTTGCAAACGTTAAAGATAGAGTTATTATGCTAGGTTGATTAGGTAACTCTAAATCAAATCCATTCCCACCAGAATTAACCACATGAAGTAACAACCTGACTATCCCTAGACAATTAACTACAAAAAATAATCAACTTTACCAATATCCAATTAAAGAAATTGATAATTTAAGAGAAAATGAAATAACTTCATCTAATAATGTGTACAAATATGATAAGGGAATTGTTGAAATAGTGTCTGATAACATTAACAATAAAGACTTTAGTATTTATTTAAAAAGCGAAAATAAAGAATTAAAAATTTCAAATTATAATAAAAATTTTGTTATTGATAGAAGTAATATGGACTATAATGATATTGAAAACCTACCTCCAAAAATTGATTTTAATAACTTAGAAATTGAATCTTTAAGAATTTTGGTGGATAGAAGTTGCATAGAAATATTTGTTAATGAAGGTCAACAAGCAATTTCTGTTAAGTTTTTTATAAAAAATCATAATATAGTTGATATTGAAAACCTAAAAGCGAGTGTCTTTCAATTAAAACCATATAAATATAAATGAAATAACATAATTTTTGAAAACAAGTTAAAGGAAGTTTAA
- a CDS encoding carbohydrate kinase family protein → MKKIVSIGEVLMDVYSDENGVKAEVGGASFNVSCSIAALGTNESYFMGSLGNDEYKDEILKYVDKYDVKKDFIQNSNKPTTIAKVTLDENKERFFQFIRNSDAEFDLNKYKNDELNKIDLIHFGSATGFLEGNLKKSYSMLLELAVRNNIKISFDPNFRDKLWTTPNEVEEFKTHCKKYIESADLIKLSDEELILVTGIEDEVKALEHLIKLNNKSLICITRGCEDTMCVWNGEILYVPVKICDNLVDTTGAGDAFISNLINEYVNENINQNSSKEKIIDIVSKSNIFANNAVRYIGAITFLDNLNKE, encoded by the coding sequence ATGAAAAAAATTGTATCTATTGGTGAAGTTTTAATGGATGTATATTCAGATGAAAATGGTGTAAAAGCAGAAGTGGGTGGAGCTAGTTTTAATGTATCTTGTTCAATAGCTGCTCTTGGAACAAATGAAAGTTACTTTATGGGTAGTTTAGGGAATGATGAATATAAAGATGAAATACTAAAATATGTAGATAAATATGACGTGAAAAAAGATTTTATTCAAAATTCAAATAAACCAACAACAATTGCAAAAGTAACTTTAGATGAAAATAAGGAAAGATTCTTTCAATTTATCAGAAATAGTGATGCTGAGTTTGATTTAAATAAATACAAAAATGATGAACTTAATAAAATTGATTTAATCCATTTTGGAAGTGCAACAGGTTTTTTAGAAGGCAATTTAAAAAAATCATATTCAATGTTGTTGGAGCTTGCTGTTAGAAATAATATCAAAATATCTTTCGACCCAAACTTCAGAGATAAGCTTTGAACAACTCCTAATGAAGTTGAAGAATTTAAAACTCATTGTAAAAAATATATTGAATCAGCTGATTTGATTAAACTTAGCGATGAAGAACTAATCCTTGTAACAGGAATAGAAGATGAGGTAAAAGCCTTAGAACATTTAATTAAACTTAATAATAAAAGTCTAATTTGTATAACTCGTGGATGTGAAGATACAATGTGTGTTTGAAACGGTGAAATATTATATGTTCCAGTAAAGATTTGTGATAATCTTGTTGACACAACTGGAGCTGGTGATGCATTTATATCAAACTTAATTAATGAATACGTTAATGAAAATATAAATCAAAACTCTTCTAAAGAAAAAATAATAGACATTGTTTCTAAATCAAATATATTTGCAAATAATGCAGTTAGATATATTGGTGCAATAACATTTTTAGATAATTTAAATAAAGAATAA